From a single Oceanispirochaeta sp. M1 genomic region:
- a CDS encoding ABC transporter substrate-binding protein, producing the protein MPSSTRIIIILILLSLLTSGCNKKTAEITIIPESENKTVESADDMAGQENQNRPLLEIEPGDTAFILVREDGAPGMYLGSDGELHGFYVDLEKMIMNRMGQTYEFVHYNDISLVIQGIKSGLYHIAMAVPDLPDYRSFLNLSIPYEILHYVTFVSKENMDIKGGSREEVLKSLHGKKVGVQTRGHIYQYLRDIKEIELIEYPTTTQALADLTSGAVDAVPDVMRIGIYYADQNDWSIEPRGEVIMNQKLTTAFSKRLDKGLMNRYNSALQSLILDGSLESLYKSYFGTMDEDNKPW; encoded by the coding sequence ATGCCATCTTCTACAAGAATTATAATTATTCTAATACTCTTATCACTGTTGACTTCAGGTTGTAATAAAAAAACTGCAGAGATCACAATCATTCCGGAATCAGAGAACAAAACCGTTGAAAGTGCGGATGACATGGCAGGTCAGGAAAATCAGAACAGACCCCTGTTGGAGATCGAACCAGGGGATACTGCGTTCATACTTGTCAGGGAAGATGGTGCTCCCGGAATGTATCTTGGGAGTGATGGGGAACTTCATGGATTTTATGTCGATCTTGAAAAAATGATAATGAACAGAATGGGGCAGACCTATGAATTTGTACACTATAATGATATCAGTCTCGTCATTCAGGGGATTAAATCGGGTCTCTACCATATAGCCATGGCTGTTCCAGATCTGCCTGATTACAGATCATTCCTGAATCTTTCCATTCCTTATGAGATTCTCCATTACGTAACATTCGTCAGCAAAGAGAACATGGATATAAAAGGCGGCAGTAGAGAGGAAGTCCTGAAGAGTCTTCATGGTAAGAAAGTGGGGGTTCAGACCAGAGGGCATATCTACCAGTATCTGCGTGATATAAAGGAGATTGAACTTATTGAATATCCCACAACAACCCAGGCTCTGGCAGACCTTACATCTGGAGCAGTGGATGCTGTTCCAGATGTTATGCGCATTGGTATTTATTATGCTGATCAAAATGACTGGAGTATTGAACCGAGGGGGGAGGTAATAATGAATCAGAAACTGACAACCGCCTTTTCTAAAAGACTGGATAAAGGCCTGATGAATCGTTACAACAGTGCTTTACAGTCACTTATCCTGGATGGTAGCCTCGAATCCCTATATAAAAGTTATTTTGGAACTATGGATGAGGACAATAAACCCTGGTGA
- a CDS encoding response regulator, whose amino-acid sequence MLAIIPVLVVLFSISTLTTSLISASVMKKQAREHAQHLSRNYSEQLNSRLLQNKKISEDLGSAVLTSINIETTLQSYSKRYPQYVQIVYTPLNGKILEMSPYKEGIFNLDISVMKGWQQAVSEKQSVLSAADRYFGYKGLVFFSPVTISYVDNQEASVVGVVAILLPLNTLFADITDIQMNQAGVPFVIDQLGKILHHDNQELILTQGEDSFASTLSEILRLMSEQKTGFATYSEGNEKHYISFSPIPLANWSMGVQGNYSDITDEIVKIIFINFLILFLAILSGTVLLYFIVHSVVRPIENLTLIADKIARGDRTVVSGILSNSEVGKLSAAFDFMLSELRDSQMEIEQTVDQRTMELQRTNDELGQTVEELNEANITLLYTRDSLETRVRERTAELEETHDYIDSIINSMPSVIIGVNSDGIITQWNRKAESVYKKFSNDVLGKPFDLVLPEFVKDYDIVQSAVDSRMEQQLHRRVRQENYRSYYDDITVFPLISNDVNGVVIRIDDVTENVTLEQSLRQSHKMDAIGQMAGGIAHDFNNMLSGILGGAELLKSYVDENETTGKYLSLIIESARRASDLTGNLLMFSRQDAIDMAPVDLNTAIQGAVSLLEHSLDKNINIKTQLFAESSIINGNLTQLQNIFLNIGLNASHAMPEGGDLEFNSSLAELDASYCDKSPFDLNPGLFLEVNIRDTGSGMPPDQLERIFEPFYTTKKMEDGTGLGLAAVYGTVQQHKGVITVVSETGKGSTFSLYFPLSIGTLIRNTDQDSVLRGEGCILVVDDESVLRETYEAHLIALGYEVILAENGREGLEIYGREQKHIDLVILDMIMPEMNGLDSFLGMKEIDPEIKAILISGYSNEYKKSDFLTRGFLDYLQKPVEIHELSRAIADCLKQE is encoded by the coding sequence ATGCTTGCTATTATTCCTGTACTGGTCGTTCTTTTTAGTATAAGTACTCTGACCACCAGTCTTATTTCAGCCTCGGTGATGAAAAAACAAGCTCGTGAGCATGCACAGCATTTAAGCAGGAATTATTCTGAACAATTAAACTCCCGGCTTCTGCAGAATAAGAAGATCTCAGAGGATCTGGGCAGTGCAGTCTTGACTTCTATAAATATTGAGACAACTCTCCAGTCATACAGCAAACGGTATCCTCAGTATGTTCAAATTGTATATACACCTCTTAACGGAAAAATCCTTGAGATGTCACCCTATAAAGAGGGAATCTTCAATCTGGATATAAGCGTGATGAAAGGGTGGCAGCAGGCTGTTTCTGAAAAACAATCTGTTCTGTCAGCGGCAGACCGGTATTTTGGGTATAAAGGACTGGTTTTCTTTTCACCTGTAACTATTTCGTATGTGGATAACCAGGAAGCTTCTGTAGTCGGAGTTGTGGCTATTCTTCTCCCTCTCAACACTCTTTTTGCCGACATTACTGATATTCAGATGAATCAGGCAGGAGTTCCTTTTGTTATCGATCAGCTGGGGAAAATTCTGCATCACGACAATCAGGAATTGATACTGACACAGGGTGAGGACAGCTTCGCTTCCACTCTTTCAGAAATCCTTAGACTGATGAGTGAACAGAAAACAGGATTTGCAACCTATTCAGAGGGAAATGAAAAGCATTATATCTCTTTTTCACCCATTCCCCTTGCTAACTGGTCCATGGGTGTTCAAGGCAATTATTCTGATATCACTGATGAAATAGTGAAGATCATTTTTATCAATTTTTTGATATTGTTTCTGGCTATACTTTCCGGAACAGTATTGCTTTATTTTATTGTTCATTCTGTTGTTCGTCCCATTGAAAATCTCACTCTTATTGCAGATAAGATCGCCAGAGGAGACAGGACTGTTGTCAGTGGTATCCTATCGAATTCCGAGGTTGGGAAACTGTCGGCTGCGTTCGACTTCATGCTTTCAGAACTGAGGGACTCACAGATGGAAATTGAACAAACAGTTGATCAGAGGACCATGGAACTTCAAAGGACAAATGATGAACTGGGACAGACCGTTGAAGAATTAAATGAGGCAAATATTACTCTTCTGTATACAAGAGACTCTCTGGAAACGCGTGTTAGAGAAAGGACTGCTGAGCTGGAAGAAACACATGATTATATTGACAGCATAATCAATTCCATGCCCTCTGTTATTATCGGTGTCAATTCAGATGGAATAATCACTCAATGGAATAGGAAGGCCGAAAGCGTATACAAGAAGTTTTCCAATGATGTTCTTGGTAAGCCTTTTGATCTGGTTCTTCCTGAATTTGTAAAAGATTATGATATTGTTCAGAGTGCAGTGGATTCCCGAATGGAGCAGCAGCTGCACAGAAGAGTCCGTCAGGAGAACTATAGAAGCTATTATGATGATATTACTGTATTTCCTCTAATATCCAATGATGTGAATGGAGTTGTAATTAGAATTGATGATGTTACGGAAAATGTAACACTTGAACAATCACTTCGTCAAAGCCATAAAATGGATGCCATCGGTCAGATGGCCGGCGGGATTGCACATGATTTTAATAATATGCTCAGTGGAATTCTTGGTGGAGCCGAGCTCTTAAAATCCTATGTAGATGAAAATGAAACTACGGGTAAATATCTTTCACTAATTATTGAATCTGCCAGGCGAGCTTCTGATCTGACCGGTAATCTACTCATGTTTTCCCGTCAGGATGCTATAGATATGGCTCCTGTTGATCTTAATACTGCAATACAGGGTGCTGTTTCTCTATTGGAGCACAGCCTTGATAAAAACATAAATATAAAAACTCAGCTTTTCGCAGAGTCTTCTATAATCAATGGAAATCTTACACAGCTTCAGAATATCTTTCTCAATATCGGTTTAAACGCTTCTCATGCTATGCCCGAAGGAGGAGATCTCGAATTTAATAGTTCTCTTGCTGAACTGGATGCTTCTTATTGCGATAAATCACCATTTGACCTTAATCCTGGATTATTCTTGGAAGTCAACATAAGGGATACTGGTTCAGGAATGCCTCCTGATCAGCTGGAGAGGATCTTTGAACCCTTTTATACAACCAAGAAGATGGAGGATGGGACAGGTCTCGGTCTGGCAGCAGTATATGGGACAGTTCAACAGCATAAGGGAGTTATCACTGTAGTTAGTGAAACCGGAAAGGGTAGTACATTCAGTCTCTACTTTCCTCTTTCTATAGGCACACTCATCAGGAATACTGATCAGGATTCTGTTCTCAGAGGAGAAGGATGCATTCTCGTAGTGGATGATGAGTCAGTTCTTCGGGAAACGTACGAAGCCCATTTAATTGCTTTGGGATATGAGGTCATACTAGCGGAAAATGGACGTGAGGGACTTGAAATCTACGGGCGGGAGCAGAAGCACATTGATCTTGTCATTCTGGACATGATTATGCCCGAAATGAACGGTCTGGACTCCTTTCTCGGTATGAAAGAGATTGATCCGGAAATAAAGGCTATTTTAATCTCCGGATACTCCAACGAATATAAAAAGAGTGATTTTCTTACCAGGGGATTTCTGGACTATCTTCAGAAACCGGTGGAGATTCATGAATTGAGCCGAGCTATTGCAGATTGTCTGAAACAGGAATGA
- a CDS encoding ATP-binding protein: protein MPWESVGLSICQHIMEAHNGVLTFSSTPGENTTFKIKLPLV, encoded by the coding sequence ATGCCCTGGGAGTCTGTCGGACTCTCAATCTGCCAACATATAATGGAAGCCCACAATGGAGTTCTCACCTTCAGCAGTACTCCCGGTGAAAATACTACCTTTAAGATAAAACTTCCTCTGGTTTGA